A portion of the Candidatus Nitrosotenuis aquarius genome contains these proteins:
- a CDS encoding AbrB/MazE/SpoVT family DNA-binding domain-containing protein, which produces MTKKELIIVHLAKKDGTLRVVIPKQIREELKIKAGDTMLVSHTGHRVIFKKVDLSVLS; this is translated from the coding sequence TTGACAAAAAAAGAATTAATCATTGTACACCTTGCGAAGAAAGACGGAACATTACGTGTCGTAATTCCAAAACAAATCAGAGAAGAATTAAAGATTAAAGCTGGTGATACAATGCTTGTAAGTCATACTGGCCATAGAGTGATTTTCAAGAAAGTAGATCTGTCAGTTCTTTCTTAG
- a CDS encoding DDE-type integrase/transposase/recombinase gives MISIDIFINIGLYIIRYLMKSDNNTRQEKGKALAEKPNQIRRIDDNWYQVRSQSLKHESWYDVVQTETGFVCDCPDHQWRKVKCYHIYAVEFSQLIRNEVFRTVCIEELTTNKCIFCYSGNIIKRGIRKNKVGDLQRFYCNDCKRWFVFNIGFEKMRASPETITSALQLYFSGESLRNVCNFLKLQGNKVSHMTVYRWIKKYVNLMESYLENIPPTLGNKWRADELYLKVKGNTKYLYAMLDDQTRFWIAKQVADTKYTECVQPLFQNASKFAGAKPKVLVTDGAPNFAEAYRMEYLKEKLESPKHVRHIHFNNDRNNNKMERLNGEIRDREKVMRGLKNPDTPILTGYQIYHNYVRPHMALEGKTPADMAGIKVEGNNKWITLIQNAKKSQIVTGGTTCQ, from the coding sequence ATGATATCTATCGATATATTTATTAATATTGGTCTGTATATCATAAGATATCTAATGAAATCAGATAACAACACGCGACAAGAAAAAGGAAAGGCATTAGCTGAGAAGCCGAATCAGATAAGGCGTATTGATGATAATTGGTATCAAGTTAGATCACAGTCATTAAAACATGAATCATGGTATGATGTAGTACAAACTGAAACAGGTTTTGTCTGCGACTGCCCTGATCATCAGTGGAGAAAGGTAAAATGTTATCATATCTACGCAGTTGAATTTAGCCAACTAATCAGAAACGAAGTTTTTAGAACAGTATGTATAGAAGAACTAACAACAAACAAGTGTATTTTCTGCTATTCAGGTAATATCATAAAGCGCGGAATTAGAAAAAATAAAGTTGGAGATTTACAGAGATTCTATTGTAATGATTGTAAGAGATGGTTTGTTTTCAATATAGGATTTGAGAAAATGAGAGCTAGCCCAGAAACAATAACGTCAGCTTTACAACTTTATTTCAGCGGAGAATCCCTAAGAAATGTCTGTAATTTTTTGAAGTTGCAAGGAAACAAGGTATCACATATGACCGTGTATCGTTGGATCAAAAAATATGTCAATCTAATGGAATCTTATTTGGAAAACATTCCTCCTACACTGGGCAACAAGTGGAGAGCTGATGAATTATACCTCAAAGTAAAGGGTAATACAAAATATCTCTATGCAATGCTTGATGATCAGACGAGATTCTGGATTGCAAAACAGGTAGCGGATACAAAATACACAGAATGTGTTCAACCGTTGTTCCAGAATGCCTCCAAATTTGCAGGTGCAAAACCAAAGGTATTGGTTACTGATGGTGCACCAAATTTCGCAGAGGCTTACAGAATGGAATATTTGAAAGAAAAACTAGAATCTCCAAAACACGTCAGGCATATTCACTTTAACAATGATAGAAATAACAACAAAATGGAACGCCTAAACGGTGAGATCCGAGATCGAGAGAAAGTCATGCGTGGTCTAAAGAACCCAGACACACCTATTCTAACAGGATATCAAATCTATCACAACTATGTACGCCCTCACATGGCATTGGAAGGTAAAACACCAGCAGATATGGCGGGAATCAAGGTTGAGGGAAACAACAAATGGATTACATTAATTCAGAATGCGAAAAAGAGCCAGATTGTTACAGGTGGAACAACGTGCCAGTAA
- the pstS gene encoding phosphate ABC transporter substrate-binding protein PstS, with product MKKTLSVILGVILMAGVFAPLVEAAEPAPPKSDKQFQITGAGATFPYPLIDTWRVEYNKIYSNVNLNYQSIGSGGGVKQHTEKTVNFGATDAPLTIKERELAPGTLHIPEAIGSVVLAYYIPEVPKSGLKLTGENVADIYLGKIKKWNDPKIQENNPDLKLPDRPILVTRRSDGSGTTYVFTDYLSKVSADWDKQVGKGKSVAWPTGVGAAGNEGVAWATRNTKYAIGYVELAYAKANEMTVAYLQNGDKTAFVEPTFDTVFEGAKAYPVERIPKPEADWSQVSMVLAPGQNSYPIVSFTYLLVYEDLNQAVSNKDMAQTLVHMLYWMITDGQKFSKPLGYVPLPENIQGLDKQGLSRLKYDGEQIWSHTSDSVKSDTTKSDVKSDTKTDDKKKIKKDTKKTEKKSDKKTEKEDTKKVKKPIKKTTTKTITNK from the coding sequence ATGAAGAAAACACTATCTGTAATACTAGGTGTAATTTTGATGGCAGGAGTTTTTGCTCCTTTAGTCGAGGCAGCAGAGCCAGCACCACCAAAGTCTGATAAACAATTTCAGATAACTGGTGCAGGAGCTACATTTCCATACCCCCTAATTGATACATGGAGAGTAGAATACAACAAGATCTATTCTAATGTGAATCTGAACTACCAGTCAATCGGTAGCGGTGGTGGAGTAAAGCAGCACACGGAAAAAACCGTGAACTTTGGTGCAACAGACGCACCTCTTACTATAAAAGAGCGAGAACTTGCACCGGGTACACTACACATACCAGAAGCAATTGGTTCTGTTGTACTGGCATACTATATTCCAGAAGTTCCAAAAAGCGGACTAAAGCTAACTGGTGAAAACGTAGCAGACATTTATCTTGGAAAAATCAAAAAATGGAACGATCCAAAAATCCAAGAAAACAACCCAGATCTAAAATTGCCAGACAGGCCTATTCTTGTTACAAGACGATCTGATGGTTCTGGCACGACCTACGTCTTTACCGATTATCTATCCAAGGTTAGTGCGGATTGGGACAAACAAGTAGGAAAAGGCAAAAGCGTTGCATGGCCAACAGGAGTTGGGGCAGCTGGAAATGAAGGTGTTGCATGGGCTACTCGAAATACAAAATATGCTATTGGTTATGTAGAGTTGGCATATGCAAAGGCAAACGAAATGACTGTTGCATATTTGCAAAACGGCGACAAGACAGCCTTTGTAGAACCAACATTCGACACTGTCTTTGAAGGCGCCAAGGCGTACCCAGTAGAAAGAATACCAAAGCCAGAGGCAGATTGGAGTCAAGTGAGTATGGTTTTGGCACCTGGCCAAAACTCGTATCCAATTGTCAGCTTTACGTATCTGCTAGTCTATGAGGATCTCAATCAAGCAGTATCCAACAAGGATATGGCTCAAACTCTAGTCCACATGTTGTACTGGATGATTACCGACGGACAAAAATTCTCAAAGCCATTGGGATATGTACCGTTGCCAGAGAACATTCAGGGATTAGATAAACAAGGGCTATCTAGACTCAAATATGATGGAGAACAAATCTGGAGTCATACTTCAGATTCTGTCAAATCCGATACAACAAAATCTGATGTAAAGTCAGATACAAAAACTGACGATAAAAAGAAAATCAAAAAGGACACCAAGAAAACTGAGAAGAAGTCAGACAAGAAAACTGAGAAGGAGGACACCAAGAAAGTCAAAAAACCAATCAAAAAAACAACAACTAAAACAATCACCAACAAATAA